CGTTGGGTTCATGAGTATGGAAATTTGATCTATCAAATCTGGAAGAAGAAAAACAAAAAGGGACAATCATCATGGAAATTAGATGAGACTTATATAAAAGTAAAAGGAAAATGGTGTTATTTATATCGTGCGATCGATAAAAAGGGATACACATTGGATATTCAACTTCGAAAAACACGGAATCATCAGGCGGCCTATTCCTTTATGAAAAGATTGGTGAAGGTTTTTGGAGAACCAACGGTTCTCACAACAGATAAAGCCCCAGCGCTACTTTGTGCGTTTAACAAATTAAAAGAACAAGGCTTTTATAAATGTACAACTTATTGTACCATCAAACATTTGAATAATCTTATAGAACAAGATCATAGACATATAAAGCGGCGCTTTGCCAAATCCGCAGGATTTCAAAGTCTTCGTCATGCTTCATGAACCTTAAAAGGAATTGAAACTGTTCACGCTTTATATAAACGGAACCGAAATCTGAGTTCAGATTTCGGTTTTTCGACGTACGATGAATTACGAAATTTATTAACAATCCCATAAAAGGAAGCGCTTTTGGCGGAATTCATATATTCTTTAATCAACTTTGCAACAGAACCGAAAAGAGCATACCTGATGGTATGCAACTTAGACAACAAAAGTACTTGAATAACGTAGTAGAACAAGATCATGGCTTTATAAAGAAGCGAATCCGTTCTATGCTAGGGTTCAAATGTTTTGACACAGCTACATCCATTCTTTCTGGAGTAGAAGCCATGCATATGATGAAAAAAGAACAGATTGATTTACAGAATCAGTCTGTTCAAAACCAGAAAGAATTCATCCATCAATTGTTTGGACTTGCAGCATAAGATATGATTCCGTTAGGAACATATGTGCTATATTCTTTTTTGTTTTATTTTTGCACCAGAACCGTCTGTAAAGACGTTAAGTGGTGAGTAGTTCAATTTTGTTTTTTAAAATATTTATCCTTAATTATTTTTATATATTGTTTTCTTTCTGTTAGTTCAAATATAAATAATGCTTTTTTTATGTCATTAAGACCATCTTTTTGAGGGTGTTCAAGCTTTAGTAAATTTGAACCTTTTTCAAAGTATAATTCACCTAGTAAGTATAAACTATTTATATTAATAGCTAACTTAATTCCCATATCACTATATTTTATTGCTTCTTCATGTTCACATATGTTATGTAAACACTTTGTTAAATTATAAATAATTTTTAATTGAATTTCTTTGTTTTTAGGGAAATCTATCTTATTAAAATTATTTAAAATTTTTTTTAATATATTAATGCTTTTTTCATATTCCTTATTTTCTGCGTGTATTACAGCGATTGAATGCACGATATTTATTTCTTTTTCCGATAAAAATTTACTATTGATTGAAGTTAGCTTTAATGCCTTATTTAAAATATCTAGAGCATTTTTTGTTGATCCATTTACATAAAATATAGCGAGTGCTTCATGCCATAGTAGAAATTGTTTATCGTCTTTTTGCAAGAAATTTGTTTTGTTTTTTTCTATTTTTACTATTTCGTAAAGTTCTTTATATTTTTTTTGTTTTACGCAATCTCTCATTACATACTTTACATTTTCTACATATTTTAATTTTTTATTTTTTGTTAGTGCAAATATATAATTTGGATCAATACCAAGTTTTTCAGCTATTTGAATTAACAATATGCTTGATGGATAAATAGTTCCTTTTTCTATTTTACTAATTTGACTTTGGGAACATATTCCTCTACATAATTCAGATTGAGATATGTTTTTTTAAATTCTGAGTTCTTTAATAATAGTACCAAGATCGTAAAATTCCATTTTATCCTCTTAAGTTCACAATTTAGTAGTATAACTCTTATAATAAGAATACACTAATTATTCTATTATTCAAATATTAATTTATCCAAAAGTGCAATTTATTTCTTTTTCTACAATTAACCGAAAGTAAACTTTTGTTTTTTTAACATTTACAATTTATTTTGGGTTGTGGTGCAAAGATAAAATAAAAGGGAATATAACTCATATATTTCTAGCGGCATTCTATTTTATGCTGTAAGCCCAAACCATCGATGGATGAATTCTTTCTGGTTTTGAACAGACTGATTCCGTAAATCAATCTGTTCTTTTTTAATCATATGCATAGCTTTCACTCCTGCAAAAATGGATATAGCTGTGCCAAAAGACTTGAACCCTAACATAGAACGAACACGTTCCTTAATAAAACGATGATTTTATCATGTTCCGACAGAAGTCTTCTTCCTCAAAAATGTGAAGGTGTGAAACACCAATTTTAGGTGGGAGATGAATGGCGGTAGGCGTAAGCCTACGTTTTTTAGTATGCTTTAGGTATCATACCAAAAAGTGAGGTGTAACTCATGTTAATAAATAAGGCATATAAATTTCGTATCTATCCGAGTAAGAAACAAGAAATATTAATTGCAAAAACGATTGGGTGCAGTCGCTTTGTATTTAACCATTTTCTTGCTCTGCCGAGCTAACTCAATTAAAAAACCTCGCAGATGCTTTTTCACGTTTTTTCAAGAAACAGAATGATATTCCACGATTCAAGTCTAAAAAGAATAAAGTTCAGTCATACACGACCAAGCAAACAAATGGCAATATTGCAATTGTAGGCAGCAAAATGAAATTACCGAAACTTGGCCTTGTCCGCTTTGCCAAAAGTCGTGAAGTGGTGAGTAGTTCAATTGAGATATCTAACTTGCCTTAGCTATATGCCTTCAGGCATATGCTTTTCTTCTTTCAACGTTCGAATTGCTACAGGGTAAGCGGGGTTCTTATCTACTGTTATCACGCGAGGTTTAGAAACGTAAGAAAGAGCACTTGGCTGCTTGTTTATCTCTTGATTTACTTAGATAAAAATCAATGGTATTCCCTTCTGAATCAGCGGCACGATATAAATACGTCCATTGCCCTTTTACTTTTAATATAAGTTTCATCGACCCTCCACGATTCATTTGTTGATGTAAGGTGATGTCGTACTTTCTCTTCTAATTGAGGTCCATATTGATGAACCCAGCGCATAATGCTTGTGTGAGCAATGGATAAGCCTCTTTCCTCCATCATTTTCACCAGGTTACGCAGGCTCAAATTGTACTGCAGATACCATTTTACTGTTAATAAGATCAGTTCAGACTGATAATATTTCCACTTGAATACGTTTTGCTTTTTCATACTGATCACGTCATTTTTTTTTAGATTACTAGTATCAGTATGTCTAAGTTCCAGAAGTTAGTTACATAAGTCTTATAGTTTTTGTACCAGAACCTGAATTCTTATGTTGATGGCAACGGGGCACTACCCCATTATATTGATATTTTTCTATTTTTGCTTAATTGACTTTGGGAATATGCTCCTCTACATAATTCAGATTGGAATATATTTTTGAATCGCGTTCTTTAATAATACCAAGATCATGAAACTCAATTTTTTCACTTATTTTTCACAACTTAGTAGTATAAGAATAATTTCTAACTTTCTATGTAATGTAAAATTAATATAGTCACAATGATTATAGTGCGAAAACTTCAAAATAATTGCAAGTAATCTCTTAAACTTGGACGTACTGATAGTATTACTCGAAAAAGGCGTGTGATTGGGGGCTTACAGAAAGGAATTGTGGACGGTAATTCGCATCCATATGGAACAGTGACAGAGGAAAGTCTTGTTGACGTGTTGCAACGTGCGTACAAGAATCAATGTTTTTAATTTAAAGAAAACTTAGAAAAAGGGTGAGGCATGTGAAAAAAGTAGTTGTTTCAGGTATTTGTGCAGCGCTAATGGGAACTAGCCTTCTTGCACAAAGTACATTTGCAGAACAGAATAATAATTCAAGTGAAAAACATGTAAAATCATTTGCGGTTAGTGCATCAACTAGCACAAGCCAAATAATAGATTTTGCCAAGAAACAGGTAGGTAAACCTTATGTGTTTGGTGCATCTGGTCCAAATGCATTTGATTGTAGTGGCTTCATTTACTATGTTTTGAAAAACAATGGAGTTAATATTTCTCGTACAAGTGTAGCGGGTTATTGGGATTCAAATGTAATCCAAAAAGTTTCCAATCCAAGACCGGGGGACTTAATTTTCCTTCAAAATACATACAAACCTGGTCCATCACACGTTGGAATTATGATTAATGATACGGAGTTTGTTCACGCTGCTGATGAAAAGACAGGGGTAACGATTTCTAATAAAAATAGTTCTTATAACAAACAGCACTTTTTGGGATATGGTAGAGTAGCGGGTGTTGTGGATAATGGTGGCGTGGAAGAAAATAAAGAACCATCAGGCTGGGCGAAAGATGCATGGAATTGGGGCCTACACAAAGGAATTGTGGATGGCAATTCACATCCACA
This sequence is a window from Bacillus pseudomycoides DSM 12442. Protein-coding genes within it:
- a CDS encoding C40 family peptidase; its protein translation is MKKVVVSGICAALMGTSLLAQSTFAEQNNNSSEKHVKSFAVSASTSTSQIIDFAKKQVGKPYVFGASGPNAFDCSGFIYYVLKNNGVNISRTSVAGYWDSNVIQKVSNPRPGDLIFLQNTYKPGPSHVGIMINDTEFVHAADEKTGVTISNKNSSYNKQHFLGYGRVAGVVDNGGVEENKEPSGWAKDAWNWGLHKGIVDGNSHPHGIVKEEILIHMLQRVYNNKVFSGNGSTVSVAADTSYRNGEPSDWARDAWKWGLEKGIIDGNSHPHGEVKEEILVHMLQRVYNNKVFSGNGSTVSVAADTSYRNGEPSDWARDAWKWGLEKGIIDGNSHPHGEVTEEILVHILQRCANNGVFK
- a CDS encoding helix-turn-helix domain-containing protein — translated: MSQSELCRGICSQSQISKIEKGTIYPSSILLIQIAEKLGIDPNYIFALTKNKKLKYVENVKYVMRDCVKQKKYKELYEIVKIEKNKTNFLQKDDKQFLLWHEALAIFYVNGSTKNALDILNKALKLTSINSKFLSEKEINIVHSIAVIHAENKEYEKSINILKKILNNFNKIDFPKNKEIQLKIIYNLTKCLHNICEHEEAIKYSDMGIKLAININSLYLLGELYFEKGSNLLKLEHPQKDGLNDIKKALFIFELTERKQYIKIIKDKYFKKQN